The Helicobacter mustelae genome has a segment encoding these proteins:
- a CDS encoding carbon-nitrogen hydrolase, whose translation MKVALIQHAFQGSREKTCEYLARQISQASKNADLIVLQELHNTQYFCQSEEVDAFELGAFFEEDIEFYSAIAKRQGVVLVTSLFERRTAGLYHNTAVVFDKDGLVAGKYRKMHIPEDPNFYEKFYFTPGDLGFAPIQTTIGKLGVLVCWDQWYPEAARIMALKGAEILIYPTAIGWFEGDSKAEKQRQLEAWIAVQRGHAIANGLPVVAVNRVGFEKDTSGVSDGILFWGSSFVFGPQGELLAQASPQEEMILYAEIDLSRCEYVRRIWPFLRDRRIDSYAEILKRFCDS comes from the coding sequence ATGAAGGTTGCGCTTATCCAACATGCTTTTCAAGGTAGCCGCGAAAAAACCTGCGAGTATCTTGCTAGACAGATTTCACAGGCCTCTAAAAATGCAGATCTCATTGTTTTGCAGGAGCTGCATAATACGCAGTATTTTTGTCAGAGTGAGGAAGTGGATGCTTTTGAATTGGGTGCCTTTTTTGAGGAGGATATAGAGTTTTATAGTGCCATTGCAAAGAGGCAGGGAGTCGTGCTTGTGACTTCTCTTTTTGAGCGGCGGACTGCTGGACTTTATCACAATACTGCGGTGGTATTTGATAAGGATGGCTTGGTTGCTGGAAAATATCGCAAAATGCATATTCCAGAGGATCCAAACTTTTATGAAAAATTTTATTTTACTCCTGGAGATTTGGGTTTTGCTCCCATTCAGACGACTATAGGAAAGCTTGGCGTGCTTGTGTGCTGGGATCAGTGGTATCCTGAAGCTGCACGCATTATGGCGTTAAAGGGGGCAGAGATTTTGATCTATCCCACTGCCATCGGTTGGTTTGAAGGAGACTCAAAAGCAGAAAAACAAAGGCAGCTTGAGGCCTGGATTGCTGTGCAGAGAGGGCATGCCATTGCCAATGGTCTACCTGTTGTTGCTGTCAATCGCGTAGGATTTGAAAAGGATACAAGTGGTGTGAGCGATGGGATTTTGTTTTGGGGATCTTCTTTTGTCTTTGGTCCTCAGGGCGAACTTTTAGCACAGGCCAGCCCTCAAGAAGAGATGATTTTGTATGCAGAGATTGATTTGTCGCGCTGTGAGTATGTGCGCAGAATTTGGCCTTTTTTGCGAGATCGACGTATCGATTCCTATGCAGAAATTCTCAAAAGATTTTGTGATTCATGA
- a CDS encoding Na+/H+ antiporter family protein codes for MAVAIFIMMVLCLLRFNVFLSIVVAALVGGLMSHMNILETLKLMIHGMNGNMETALSYVFLGILAVAVSRGNLTKILVYKVMLLVQQKKTFFVLFIAFIACFSQNLIPIHIAFIPILIPPLLSLMNLMKIDRRAVACALAFGLEAPYICIPVGFGLIYQTILRDQMLANHINVSIKDIASVMWIGGLAMLVGLLVAVFLLYRRPREYEGDCLEEKIKHLKNAKLERSDYFALCGALLAFGVQILSNSLPLGAFVGVIFLVFSGVIPWKKMDAVVDEGIKSMAFIAFVMLLASGFAEVIKAGNGVKDLVEITMGLVGGKFGAIVLMLSAGLLVTLGIGTSFGTIPVIATFYCPLSLALGFSIPATILLLGIAGALGDAGSPASDTTIGPTMGLNADGLHDHIRDTCIPTFLVYNTSLLVFGLFGALILC; via the coding sequence ATGGCAGTTGCCATTTTTATCATGATGGTTTTGTGTCTTCTGCGCTTTAATGTCTTCCTTTCCATCGTTGTGGCTGCACTTGTTGGTGGATTGATGTCGCATATGAATATTTTAGAGACCCTCAAACTCATGATTCATGGCATGAATGGCAATATGGAAACAGCGCTAAGCTATGTGTTTTTGGGGATCTTGGCTGTGGCAGTGAGTAGGGGCAATCTTACAAAAATCCTCGTTTACAAAGTCATGCTGCTCGTGCAGCAAAAAAAGACCTTTTTTGTTCTCTTTATTGCCTTTATCGCCTGTTTTTCCCAAAACCTCATCCCCATTCACATTGCCTTCATTCCCATCCTTATCCCTCCCTTGCTTTCCTTGATGAATCTTATGAAAATCGACAGACGTGCTGTGGCCTGTGCGCTCGCCTTTGGCCTAGAGGCACCCTACATCTGCATCCCTGTGGGCTTTGGTCTTATCTACCAGACTATTTTGCGCGATCAAATGCTAGCAAATCATATCAATGTGAGCATCAAAGACATTGCGAGTGTGATGTGGATTGGCGGACTGGCGATGCTCGTGGGGCTTTTGGTCGCAGTGTTTTTGCTCTATCGCAGGCCTAGGGAATATGAGGGTGATTGCCTAGAGGAGAAAATTAAGCATCTCAAAAATGCAAAATTAGAGCGCAGTGATTATTTTGCATTATGTGGCGCGTTGCTTGCTTTTGGCGTGCAGATTCTAAGCAATTCCCTTCCCCTTGGTGCGTTTGTGGGCGTGATTTTTTTGGTGTTTTCTGGCGTGATTCCATGGAAGAAAATGGATGCTGTGGTGGATGAGGGGATCAAATCCATGGCATTCATTGCCTTTGTAATGCTGCTTGCCTCAGGATTTGCTGAAGTGATCAAAGCTGGTAATGGAGTCAAAGATTTAGTAGAGATCACCATGGGCCTTGTAGGGGGCAAATTTGGTGCCATTGTTTTGATGCTTTCTGCAGGGCTTTTGGTCACGCTTGGAATTGGTACTTCCTTTGGGACCATCCCCGTGATTGCGACTTTTTATTGTCCGCTGTCTCTTGCACTTGGTTTTAGCATACCTGCGACCATCTTGCTTTTGGGGATTGCTGGGGCACTGGGAGATGCGGGATCGCCTGCATCAGATACCACCATCGGTCCCACTATGGGGCTCAATGCCGATGGATTGCATGATCATATTCGGGATACTTGCATCCCGACCTTTTTGGTCTACAATACTTCCCTGCTAGTTTTTGGTCTTTTTGGCGCCCTGATTCTCTGCTAG
- the flhB gene encoding flagellar biosynthesis protein FlhB, translated as MADEQEKQEAPSARKIQKAREEGNVAKSPELVAFVSFVIGIFAVFGIFPFWLQNIKGIYITCLQFFSMEFSLGNFFDLFLKLLWQTLLIILPVLGALLFAGVFGNIIQVGFLLAPKVLQPKLGKLNPIAGLKNLFSFKKLLEGLLITLKVFVAFLLGGAILIHFLRQIPNVAMLNVFSQAIWVRDKALILIASLLVLFFVMAIIDFLIKKFQYTKSLRMSKQELKDEYKQQEGNPEVKAKIRQIMMKNTMGKMMQAIPNADVVVTNPTHYAIALRFAPNDPAPIVVAKGIDHLAIRIKGIARENEIEIVENPKLARALYKQVDLEEPIPRELFEAVAIIFAQLKKFQEKYNNLAENQGAKKTKN; from the coding sequence ATGGCTGATGAGCAAGAAAAACAAGAAGCCCCCTCTGCGCGCAAAATCCAAAAAGCTCGCGAGGAGGGAAATGTCGCAAAGAGCCCTGAACTGGTGGCATTTGTCAGTTTTGTGATAGGCATTTTTGCAGTTTTTGGCATCTTTCCCTTTTGGTTGCAAAACATCAAGGGCATCTACATCACCTGTTTGCAATTTTTTTCTATGGAATTTAGCCTGGGGAATTTTTTTGATTTATTTTTGAAGTTATTGTGGCAGACATTACTCATTATTCTTCCAGTTTTGGGCGCATTGCTCTTTGCTGGAGTCTTTGGCAACATCATCCAAGTAGGATTTTTGCTAGCCCCAAAGGTATTACAGCCAAAGCTTGGCAAGCTCAATCCTATAGCGGGCCTAAAAAACCTCTTTTCCTTCAAAAAATTGCTAGAGGGTCTACTCATCACACTCAAGGTTTTTGTCGCGTTTCTTTTGGGTGGAGCGATTTTGATTCATTTTTTGCGCCAAATCCCTAATGTGGCCATGCTCAATGTCTTTTCTCAAGCCATTTGGGTGCGAGACAAGGCACTCATCCTCATCGCAAGCTTATTGGTGCTTTTTTTTGTCATGGCAATCATAGATTTTCTCATCAAGAAATTTCAATACACAAAATCCCTAAGAATGAGCAAGCAAGAGCTTAAGGATGAATACAAACAACAAGAGGGAAATCCTGAAGTCAAGGCAAAAATCCGCCAAATCATGATGAAAAATACCATGGGAAAAATGATGCAAGCAATTCCAAATGCTGATGTGGTGGTGACAAATCCCACCCACTATGCCATTGCCTTGCGCTTTGCGCCAAATGACCCTGCTCCAATCGTAGTGGCCAAAGGGATCGATCATCTAGCCATTCGCATCAAAGGTATCGCTAGAGAGAATGAAATCGAGATTGTGGAAAATCCCAAGCTTGCACGCGCGCTTTATAAGCAAGTCGATCTCGAAGAACCCATTCCTCGCGAGCTTTTTGAGGCGGTAGCCATCATCTTTGCACAGCTTAAAAAATTCCAAGAAAAATACAACAATCTAGCAGAGAATCAGGGCGCCAAAAAGACCAAAAACTAG
- a CDS encoding NTP transferase domain-containing protein: MKRITHIYCVILCGGKSLRMGRDKALLPFCGKSLVEFQFQKMQKIFSHVYLASKTPYHGLPTLLDESHLFTPLIGIQNALQKLPCQKVFFICVDTPLIPLEVIDSLLELSLQTTAQITYIQTPQKNHYLTSIWDKSTLKAIENALNSQEFALKNLIHACKSQVLSYNNEKDFSNLNTPEEYESILRG, translated from the coding sequence ATGAAGAGAATAACCCATATCTATTGCGTAATACTCTGTGGCGGAAAGAGCTTGAGAATGGGAAGGGACAAGGCGCTGCTACCCTTTTGTGGCAAAAGTCTTGTGGAATTTCAATTCCAAAAAATGCAAAAAATTTTCTCTCATGTTTATCTTGCAAGCAAGACCCCCTATCATGGCCTCCCTACCTTGCTTGATGAATCCCATCTCTTCACTCCACTCATTGGCATACAAAATGCCCTCCAAAAGCTACCCTGCCAAAAAGTTTTTTTCATTTGCGTAGATACGCCACTTATACCCCTAGAAGTCATAGATTCTCTTTTGGAGCTTTCCCTACAAACAACCGCACAAATCACCTATATACAAACTCCACAAAAAAATCATTATCTCACCTCCATCTGGGACAAAAGCACATTAAAAGCAATAGAAAATGCTCTAAACTCTCAAGAGTTTGCACTCAAAAATCTTATCCATGCCTGCAAAAGTCAAGTTTTATCCTACAATAACGAAAAAGATTTTAGCAATCTCAATACTCCAGAAGAATATGAAAGCATCCTAAGGGGATAG
- the moaA gene encoding GTP 3',8-cyclase MoaA yields MLRDTFGRKIDTIRVSVTKQCNFRCQYCMPNTPFDMPDKEEYVPLENVLEFLKVGINQGIKKIRITGGEPLLRQDLPDFIAALRAYSKEVELALTTNAFLLAKSAKTLKEAGLDRINISLDSLKQERVMQISKRDGLHNVVHGIDEAIACGFRVKINSVILRGVNDGEILDLLEYAKNKGISIRYIEYMENVHANAQIAGISEKEILERIAKKYPFTPLQEQIIGPAKLYQCQDGYVFGIIAPHNDDFCKSCNRIRLTADGILCPCLYYQDSVDAKEALLSKNPKKMQKILEQAIYNKPEKNQWDGRMEEDKISPRAFYHTGG; encoded by the coding sequence ATGTTGAGGGATACTTTTGGAAGGAAGATTGACACCATCCGCGTCTCTGTCACCAAGCAATGCAATTTCCGCTGCCAATATTGTATGCCAAATACCCCATTTGATATGCCAGATAAAGAAGAATATGTGCCACTAGAAAATGTCCTAGAGTTCTTGAAAGTAGGGATTAATCAAGGAATCAAGAAAATTCGCATCACAGGTGGTGAACCCTTGTTGCGCCAGGATTTGCCAGACTTCATCGCAGCTTTGAGGGCATATTCCAAAGAGGTGGAGCTTGCACTCACTACCAATGCCTTTTTGCTCGCTAAAAGTGCAAAGACTCTCAAAGAAGCAGGGTTAGATCGCATCAATATTTCCCTAGATTCTCTAAAGCAAGAAAGGGTGATGCAGATTTCTAAAAGAGATGGCTTGCATAATGTTGTGCATGGCATTGATGAAGCTATTGCCTGTGGGTTTAGGGTGAAAATCAATAGCGTGATCCTAAGGGGGGTGAATGATGGAGAAATATTGGATTTATTAGAATATGCAAAAAACAAAGGGATTTCTATCCGCTATATCGAATACATGGAAAATGTCCATGCTAATGCCCAAATCGCAGGAATTTCAGAAAAAGAGATTTTGGAGCGCATTGCCAAAAAATACCCCTTCACTCCATTGCAAGAGCAAATCATTGGCCCTGCCAAGCTCTATCAATGCCAGGATGGCTATGTTTTTGGGATCATTGCGCCTCATAATGATGATTTTTGTAAGTCCTGCAATCGCATTCGCCTCACTGCAGATGGGATCCTTTGCCCCTGCTTGTATTACCAAGATAGCGTGGATGCCAAAGAGGCGCTGCTCTCAAAAAATCCGAAGAAAATGCAAAAAATATTAGAACAAGCCATATATAATAAGCCGGAAAAAAATCAATGGGATGGCAGGATGGAGGAGGATAAGATTTCTCCTCGAGCTTTTTATCACACAGGAGGTTAG
- the mqnE gene encoding aminofutalosine synthase MqnE — protein sequence MDLLQKALNKENLSPRELSGLYDYDIFTLGGAADEIRKKYYGSKVFFNVNRHINPTNICADVCRFCAFSASRKNPNPYEMSIDEIVSQVIACSNRGVKEVHIVSAHSPNYSYEWYLDMFSAVKKAVPQIHLKAMTAAEVDYLDRKFGKGYQRVLEDMVKYGVDSMPGGGAEIFDEKIRQYICKGKVSSQRWLEIHHYWHQLGKMSNATMLFGHVENREHRIDHMLRLRDIQQDRNIIERKQGGFNAFIPLLYQNQNNFLNIKNTLSGQEVLKTISIARILLENIPHIKAYWASLSLNLALVAQEFGADDIDGTIEKESIQSAGGAGSKDGIDKEMMIFQIQDAGFRAIERDALYNELQEYHKETK from the coding sequence ATGGATTTGTTGCAAAAGGCCTTGAATAAAGAGAATCTAAGCCCTAGGGAATTGAGCGGCTTGTATGATTATGATATTTTTACGCTGGGTGGGGCAGCAGATGAAATCCGCAAGAAATATTATGGCAGCAAGGTTTTTTTCAATGTCAATCGCCATATCAATCCCACAAATATCTGCGCGGATGTTTGCAGATTTTGTGCATTTTCGGCAAGTCGCAAAAATCCCAACCCCTATGAAATGAGCATTGATGAGATTGTCTCCCAGGTGATTGCTTGCAGCAATCGTGGTGTGAAGGAAGTGCATATTGTCTCAGCCCATAGTCCCAATTATTCCTATGAGTGGTATTTGGATATGTTTAGCGCGGTAAAAAAGGCAGTTCCACAAATTCATCTCAAAGCCATGACCGCTGCAGAGGTGGATTATCTAGATAGGAAGTTTGGCAAGGGTTATCAGAGGGTGCTAGAAGACATGGTGAAATACGGGGTAGATTCGATGCCAGGCGGGGGTGCGGAGATTTTTGATGAAAAGATTCGCCAATACATTTGCAAGGGCAAGGTTTCCTCACAGAGGTGGCTAGAGATCCATCATTATTGGCACCAACTTGGAAAAATGAGCAATGCCACCATGCTATTTGGTCATGTGGAAAATCGCGAGCACAGGATTGATCATATGCTGCGCCTGCGAGATATACAGCAGGATAGAAATATCATAGAACGCAAGCAAGGAGGCTTTAATGCCTTCATCCCGCTGCTCTATCAAAATCAAAATAATTTTCTCAATATCAAAAACACATTAAGCGGCCAGGAGGTGCTAAAGACAATTAGCATCGCTAGGATCCTGCTAGAGAATATCCCTCATATCAAGGCGTATTGGGCGAGTTTGTCGCTCAATCTTGCATTGGTTGCGCAGGAATTTGGCGCGGATGACATCGATGGAACGATTGAAAAAGAATCCATCCAGTCTGCTGGAGGTGCTGGGAGCAAGGATGGCATCGACAAGGAAATGATGATTTTCCAGATTCAAGATGCGGGTTTTAGGGCCATTGAGCGCGATGCCCTCTATAATGAATTGCAAGAATATCACAAGGAGACAAAATGA
- a CDS encoding UPF0323 family lipoprotein, whose protein sequence is MKHFRKIRDFAMIGGMSAMVVFALQGCDNSSNQNHQAAQSIKKGAFVLLEEQKDGTYKILEEYPSGTTHVVVRDKNGVERVLSQEEIDKLLKEEERKIDNNTSALTSANGGGLGLGGALLASAAGAILGSYIGNKLFNNPTYQQNQQRSYKSPQAYERSQNSFKNTPVTSGTKTPSNARSGFFGNNSSQSLGG, encoded by the coding sequence ATGAAGCATTTTAGAAAGATTCGAGATTTTGCCATGATCGGGGGGATGAGCGCGATGGTTGTGTTTGCGCTGCAGGGTTGTGATAATAGCAGCAATCAAAATCACCAAGCTGCCCAAAGCATCAAAAAAGGTGCATTTGTACTCTTAGAAGAGCAAAAGGATGGGACTTACAAGATCTTGGAAGAATATCCCAGCGGCACCACGCATGTGGTCGTGCGAGATAAAAATGGTGTGGAGCGAGTGCTAAGTCAAGAGGAGATTGACAAACTTCTCAAAGAAGAGGAAAGAAAGATTGATAACAATACCAGCGCATTGACCTCTGCAAATGGTGGCGGCCTGGGCCTAGGAGGGGCGCTACTAGCAAGCGCTGCGGGGGCGATTTTGGGCAGCTATATTGGCAATAAACTTTTCAACAATCCCACCTATCAGCAAAATCAACAGCGTAGCTACAAATCCCCCCAAGCCTACGAGCGCAGCCAAAATAGTTTTAAAAATACCCCTGTGACATCTGGCACAAAAACTCCCAGCAATGCTAGGAGTGGATTTTTTGGAAACAATTCCAGTCAAAGCCTGGGAGGCTGA
- a CDS encoding glutathionylspermidine synthase family protein: MQIQKLKPLDEKTLEQIGLQWHSDEDQTPYISDELIVVSEEEAEAFYEAGNTLYDMFVEAAEYVIEKELFFELDIPNSIIPMIKQSFEEEIHWHLYGRFDFAGGLDGKPIKLLEFNADTPTMLYESALVQWALLKANGLDENKQFNNIHEAIGENFKRMITLGGDTAAFSELYEGWKILFSSVRGNIEEERTTRFLQEIAQSVGFATAYAPMDAVQFSAEEGVFFEEENYEFLFKLIPWENIAIDEPELALIMQSMMENKNTIFLNPAYTLLFQSKRMLKILWDLFPNHPLLLESSFTPLKSKKQVKKTAFGREGANVEILDALGGVIAKNDGIYANHKPIFQEFYELNHQDGFYYQPNVFFAYESCALGFRKGGLVIDNYSKFVSHCLA, encoded by the coding sequence ATGCAAATACAAAAACTCAAACCCCTAGATGAAAAGACTTTGGAGCAAATTGGCTTGCAGTGGCATAGCGATGAGGATCAAACTCCCTATATTTCTGATGAATTGATTGTGGTGAGTGAGGAAGAGGCAGAGGCGTTTTATGAGGCAGGCAATACGCTCTATGATATGTTTGTGGAAGCAGCAGAGTATGTGATTGAAAAAGAGCTTTTTTTTGAGCTAGATATCCCCAATTCCATCATCCCCATGATAAAGCAGAGTTTTGAGGAGGAGATTCATTGGCATTTGTATGGGCGCTTTGATTTTGCAGGGGGGCTAGATGGCAAGCCTATCAAGCTTTTGGAATTCAATGCTGATACTCCCACCATGCTTTATGAGAGCGCGCTTGTGCAATGGGCTTTGCTGAAGGCAAATGGCCTAGATGAAAACAAGCAATTCAATAATATCCATGAGGCCATCGGGGAGAATTTCAAGCGCATGATTACCCTTGGCGGGGATACTGCTGCATTTTCTGAACTCTATGAGGGTTGGAAGATTTTGTTTTCTAGTGTGCGTGGGAATATCGAAGAGGAGCGCACGACTAGATTTTTGCAAGAAATTGCCCAAAGCGTGGGATTTGCCACAGCCTATGCGCCCATGGATGCAGTGCAGTTTTCTGCAGAAGAGGGGGTGTTTTTTGAGGAGGAGAATTATGAATTTCTCTTCAAGCTCATTCCCTGGGAAAATATCGCCATCGATGAGCCAGAGTTAGCGCTTATCATGCAATCCATGATGGAAAATAAAAACACCATTTTCCTCAATCCCGCCTATACCTTGCTTTTTCAAAGCAAGCGCATGCTAAAGATTTTGTGGGATCTTTTCCCCAATCACCCGCTGTTATTAGAGAGTTCTTTCACGCCGTTAAAATCCAAAAAACAGGTGAAAAAAACTGCCTTTGGCAGAGAGGGGGCGAATGTGGAGATTTTGGATGCCTTGGGTGGGGTGATTGCCAAAAATGATGGGATCTATGCCAACCACAAGCCTATTTTTCAGGAATTTTATGAACTCAATCATCAAGATGGATTTTATTATCAACCCAATGTATTTTTTGCTTATGAGTCCTGTGCGCTGGGATTTCGCAAGGGAGGGCTTGTGATTGATAATTATTCCAAATTTGTAAGCCACTGCCTAGCCTAA
- a CDS encoding glycosyltransferase family 2 protein, translated as MKNSLISIVLPTYNVQNYIARALQSCIDQSFRDIEIIIVDDCGSDESIKIAKEFAKKDERIKIIHNTHNLGLLMARYQGVRHSQGKYILFLDPDDFLEPQACEECVRILHKEGEGDFIWFGFLHHISGEIMKDDFLRDQNFSNFEYCKHVLALGKCPWNLCSKIIKKSTYLKAFSSIEKDRHLTMAEDALIYFFLVLHSSKIITSSKHIYHYCHNDSSSLGTNDITKIEKYLQEHSAVIETLSKFLSNQDLKSYLHSFFKSMITRLAMYKLGYEIKYYRLKYSYIKSRSLQVANMLKILMLRIKLMFQRYAFCVFCKEA; from the coding sequence TTGAAAAATTCTTTAATCTCCATTGTTTTACCCACCTACAATGTACAAAACTACATAGCAAGGGCTTTGCAAAGCTGTATTGATCAGAGCTTTAGGGATATTGAAATCATCATTGTGGATGACTGTGGCAGCGATGAGAGCATAAAAATAGCAAAAGAATTTGCCAAAAAAGATGAGAGGATAAAAATCATCCACAATACACACAATTTAGGCCTTTTGATGGCTAGATACCAGGGGGTAAGGCATAGCCAAGGCAAGTACATACTCTTTTTAGATCCTGATGATTTTTTAGAGCCTCAAGCTTGTGAAGAATGTGTGAGAATTTTACATAAAGAGGGGGAGGGGGATTTTATCTGGTTTGGTTTTTTACATCACATCTCAGGGGAGATAATGAAAGATGATTTTTTGCGAGATCAAAACTTTAGCAATTTTGAATACTGCAAGCATGTTTTGGCCCTGGGGAAATGCCCCTGGAATCTTTGCTCTAAAATCATCAAGAAAAGCACTTATTTGAAGGCTTTTTCTTCCATTGAAAAAGATAGGCATTTGACCATGGCAGAAGATGCTCTGATTTATTTTTTCCTAGTTTTGCATTCTTCAAAAATCATCACCAGTTCAAAACATATCTATCATTACTGCCACAATGATTCCAGCTCACTGGGAACAAATGATATAACAAAGATAGAAAAATATCTACAAGAACACAGCGCGGTAATTGAGACTCTATCAAAATTTCTAAGCAATCAAGATCTCAAATCCTATTTGCATAGTTTTTTTAAAAGCATGATTACAAGGCTTGCTATGTATAAACTGGGATACGAAATAAAATACTATAGATTAAAATACTCTTACATAAAATCAAGATCATTGCAAGTAGCAAATATGTTGAAAATCCTAATGCTTAGAATTAAGCTTATGTTTCAAAGATATGCTTTTTGTGTCTTTTGCAAAGAGGCTTAA
- a CDS encoding MATE family efflux transporter — MKKLSLKALSIPIFLEIFLHYASLMINTYMVAGHSNFLVGSMGVGNQIFDLFITIFNFLSIGCSVFIAQSIGARDLNLANSALHQSLGLNFLVGAVCGGVIYFFASELLLALHTSQELFSQASIYLKSLAICIFLESTGIILASVLRVYNQAYLVSLTSLLMNLLQILLNYFVLYHTSLELLGIGVATIIGRIVFLALLLWVLFYQTKILLNLKKLFYFQGQILKKILNIGGFSAGENLLWIVQYTIAFSFVNELGPTHTSVQTIYFQISLLIMLIGQAISMANEIIVGKLIGANAFKVAYKHTWIALYISVFSSFIVALVNFLYRDFTLEKLHATSNFEAIMLPLFALSLVLETGRTFNIVMVSALRASGDAKFPFFSGCIFMFGVSLPVGYILCFYFGLGILGVWIGFCADEWMRGICNALRWRSKKHKNIQRL; from the coding sequence ATGAAAAAACTCTCTCTCAAAGCCCTATCCATTCCCATTTTTTTGGAAATTTTCCTGCATTACGCCTCCTTGATGATTAATACCTACATGGTGGCGGGGCATTCCAATTTTTTAGTAGGTTCCATGGGGGTGGGAAATCAAATCTTTGATCTCTTTATCACGATTTTCAATTTCCTCTCCATTGGCTGCAGCGTATTCATCGCTCAAAGCATCGGCGCTAGAGACTTAAATCTTGCAAATAGCGCGCTACATCAAAGCCTAGGGCTTAATTTCTTGGTAGGGGCAGTTTGTGGTGGGGTTATCTATTTTTTTGCTAGTGAGCTTTTATTAGCACTACACACTTCCCAAGAGCTTTTTTCCCAAGCTTCAATCTATCTCAAATCCCTTGCTATTTGCATTTTTTTGGAATCCACTGGCATCATCCTAGCCTCTGTGCTGCGCGTATACAATCAGGCCTATCTTGTGAGTCTAACCTCACTTTTGATGAATCTTTTGCAGATTTTGCTCAATTATTTTGTCCTCTATCATACAAGTCTTGAACTCCTAGGCATCGGGGTGGCTACCATCATTGGCCGCATCGTGTTTCTTGCCCTGCTTCTGTGGGTATTGTTTTATCAAACAAAAATCCTGCTAAATCTCAAAAAACTCTTCTATTTTCAGGGCCAAATCCTCAAAAAAATCCTCAACATCGGAGGATTTAGCGCTGGAGAAAATCTCTTGTGGATCGTGCAATACACCATTGCTTTTTCTTTTGTTAATGAGCTTGGCCCCACGCACACAAGCGTGCAAACCATTTATTTTCAAATTTCGCTTCTTATCATGCTCATCGGGCAAGCAATCAGCATGGCAAATGAAATTATTGTGGGAAAATTGATAGGGGCAAATGCCTTCAAAGTCGCTTATAAGCACACTTGGATTGCGCTATACATCAGTGTTTTTTCTAGCTTCATTGTAGCCCTTGTGAATTTCTTGTACAGAGATTTTACGCTGGAGAAATTGCATGCCACTAGCAATTTTGAAGCCATCATGCTTCCACTTTTTGCCCTCTCTCTTGTGCTAGAGACGGGGAGAACTTTTAATATCGTCATGGTGAGCGCTCTGCGCGCCAGTGGGGATGCGAAATTCCCATTTTTTAGCGGGTGCATCTTCATGTTTGGCGTATCTCTGCCCGTGGGTTATATCCTATGCTTTTATTTTGGATTAGGGATTTTGGGGGTTTGGATTGGATTTTGTGCGGATGAATGGATGCGTGGGATCTGCAACGCCCTGCGTTGGAGGAGCAAAAAACACAAGAATATCCAGCGATTGTAG